One Chryseobacterium indoltheticum DNA segment encodes these proteins:
- a CDS encoding transposase, with the protein MLYKNIHIGKYIKEMVDHKNIPIERICNFLAKDEEFVEKVYESKSVETDILLRWSKLLEYDFFRLYSSHLILYAPPAAVNKTDAPKSEKTPQFRKNIYTQEIKNFILDKIESGEMTQADVIKEYSIPKSTLHRWIQKQR; encoded by the coding sequence ATGTTATATAAAAACATACATATAGGAAAGTACATCAAGGAGATGGTAGATCATAAAAACATTCCTATAGAAAGAATCTGCAATTTTCTTGCGAAGGATGAAGAATTTGTAGAGAAAGTATATGAAAGCAAATCTGTAGAAACTGATATTCTTTTGAGGTGGAGCAAGCTTTTGGAATATGATTTTTTCAGGCTATACAGTTCACATCTTATATTATACGCACCTCCTGCAGCAGTAAATAAAACCGACGCACCAAAGAGCGAAAAAACACCACAGTTTAGGAAAAATATTTACACTCAGGAAATAAAAAATTTCATCCTAGACAAAATTGAATCCGGAGAAATGACGCAGGCCGATGTAATCAAAGAATATTCTATTCCGAAAAGCACGCTACATCGCTGGATTCAAAAGCAAAGATAA
- a CDS encoding SulP family inorganic anion transporter produces the protein MQSLALFDFSKKINYKNELLAGFTVAMTMIPESLSFAILAGLSPLTGLYAAFMMGLVTAVFGGRPGMVSGGAGATIVVLIALIKSHGIEYLFATVILAGILQLLVGVFKLGKFVRLIPQPVMYGFLNGLAVIIFMAQVEQFKIVDASGVVSWLYGSSLYIMLGLTALTIAIVYFFPKITKVVPASLVAILIVFGIVLGFGINTKTVADIANISGGLPSFHIPKLPFSLETLQIIFPYALIMAGVGLIESLLTLSMVDEITNSKGSANKESVAQGLANITNGFFGGMGGCAMVAQTLVNLNAGSRARLSGIIASITILIIILVGAPFIEKIPMAALVGVMMMVAISTFQWVSIRIVNKMPKSDIFVGITVALITIVLHNLALAVLVGVIIAALVFAWDNAKRIRARKHIDEKGVKHYEIFGPLFFGSVTAFTDKFDPANDPAEVIIDFKESRIVDMSAIDALDKLSKKYSQLNKKLYLKHLSEDCRKMLKNAEAVIEVNIQDDPTYKVMPEK, from the coding sequence ATGCAGTCTCTCGCCTTATTTGACTTTTCAAAAAAAATAAATTATAAAAATGAATTGCTGGCAGGGTTTACTGTTGCAATGACCATGATTCCGGAATCGCTTTCATTTGCAATTCTGGCAGGGCTTTCTCCGTTAACAGGGCTTTATGCAGCGTTCATGATGGGCTTGGTTACTGCGGTTTTTGGCGGTCGTCCCGGAATGGTCTCCGGTGGAGCAGGGGCAACAATTGTTGTTTTGATAGCTCTGATCAAGTCACATGGAATAGAATATCTGTTTGCAACTGTAATTTTAGCCGGAATTTTACAGCTTTTAGTAGGTGTTTTCAAATTAGGTAAATTTGTAAGATTAATTCCGCAACCTGTAATGTATGGTTTTTTGAATGGGTTGGCGGTTATCATTTTTATGGCTCAGGTCGAGCAATTCAAAATTGTAGATGCAAGCGGAGTTGTAAGCTGGCTGTATGGTTCATCATTATATATTATGTTGGGATTAACGGCTTTAACGATTGCGATTGTTTATTTCTTTCCAAAAATTACAAAAGTGGTTCCCGCTTCTTTAGTTGCGATATTAATTGTGTTTGGAATCGTTTTAGGCTTCGGAATTAATACTAAAACAGTCGCCGATATTGCGAATATAAGTGGCGGTTTGCCAAGTTTTCATATTCCTAAACTTCCTTTTTCTTTGGAAACTTTGCAAATCATTTTTCCTTACGCTTTAATTATGGCGGGTGTCGGTTTGATCGAATCTTTGCTGACTTTATCAATGGTTGATGAAATTACCAACTCGAAAGGAAGTGCCAATAAAGAATCTGTTGCTCAGGGTTTAGCCAATATTACCAACGGTTTTTTTGGAGGAATGGGAGGTTGTGCAATGGTTGCGCAGACTTTAGTTAATCTAAATGCAGGTTCCAGAGCTAGACTTTCAGGGATTATTGCTTCAATTACTATTTTAATTATCATTCTTGTCGGTGCACCGTTTATCGAAAAGATTCCAATGGCAGCTTTGGTTGGAGTCATGATGATGGTGGCAATCAGTACTTTTCAGTGGGTTTCAATACGAATTGTCAACAAGATGCCTAAATCTGATATTTTTGTCGGAATAACGGTTGCTTTAATCACCATTGTTCTTCATAATTTAGCATTAGCAGTTTTGGTAGGTGTAATTATTGCAGCGTTGGTTTTTGCTTGGGATAATGCCAAAAGAATTCGTGCAAGAAAGCATATTGATGAAAAAGGTGTCAAACATTACGAAATTTTCGGACCCTTGTTTTTCGGTTCTGTAACAGCTTTTACAGATAAATTTGATCCGGCAAATGATCCCGCTGAAGTTATTATAGACTTTAAAGAAAGCAGAATTGTCGATATGAGCGCTATTGATGCTTTAGACAAGCTTTCAAAAAAGTACAGCCAGCTCAATAAAAAACTATACTTAAAACATCTTAGCGAAGACTGCCGAAAAATGTTGAAAAATGCAGAAGCGGTAATCGAAGTTAATATTCAGGATGATCCTACTTACAAAGTAATGCCTGAGAAGTAG
- a CDS encoding HAD family hydrolase, whose translation MKTDIDIHRHDHFSFDLWLTLIKSHPEFKTKRVELFSSFFNVDKPIEEVAKAVKYYDDLCNTINEVIGGNVDTFEIYLLILNSLNVDIKQLNQDNFKEFYQKSEDLFLEYKPVVIFNELHNFFDEIKNQGKTINILSNTGFIKGKTMRKFLINENLDQYIDFHIYSDEIKCSKPNPLVFQEVKNQIRNQEIQMDQILHIGDNPIADYKGAKDFGFSAHLLKHQI comes from the coding sequence TTGAAAACAGATATTGACATTCATAGGCACGATCATTTTTCGTTTGATCTGTGGCTTACTTTAATAAAATCTCACCCTGAATTTAAAACAAAAAGAGTGGAGCTTTTTTCCTCTTTTTTTAACGTGGACAAACCTATTGAAGAAGTAGCAAAAGCAGTGAAATATTATGATGATCTCTGTAATACGATTAATGAGGTAATCGGTGGAAATGTGGATACGTTTGAGATTTATTTATTGATTTTAAACTCATTGAATGTCGATATAAAACAACTGAATCAGGATAATTTCAAAGAGTTTTATCAAAAAAGTGAAGATTTGTTTTTAGAATATAAACCTGTCGTGATTTTTAACGAATTACATAATTTTTTCGATGAAATTAAAAACCAGGGAAAAACAATCAATATTCTGAGCAATACAGGTTTTATCAAAGGTAAAACTATGCGTAAATTTTTGATTAATGAAAATCTCGATCAATACATCGATTTCCATATTTATTCTGACGAAATAAAATGCTCTAAACCCAATCCTTTGGTTTTTCAGGAAGTGAAAAATCAGATTAGAAATCAGGAAATTCAAATGGATCAGATTTTGCATATTGGCGATAATCCGATTGCTGATTATAAAGGCGCAAAAGATTTCGGATTCAGTGCACATCTACTCAAACACCAAATATAA
- a CDS encoding phosphoribosyltransferase family protein, producing MNKRYSLHKIDSAEEFTFSPAEYSYFKYGDKFFAEKFAKELFEGFIGQHQEILDTDKEIVVLPSPYMAIPTASNFLCFYFKKHLDFYLFQKGKKSSIISKINRNHTYTTDYGNLSFEDRKSLIANDTYYLDKDFLREKLCIFIDDIKITGSHEYTVNKILNQYAVNADFLFMYYAELTNFDIDPTIENFFNYYTVKDVQDVVKVMAKESFQFNTRIVKYILGLNSENFEYLTSNVKKQHTDDLIELAISNNYHLIKEYENNINTLTQTEIYYGN from the coding sequence ATGAACAAGCGTTACAGTTTACATAAAATAGATTCTGCGGAAGAGTTTACTTTTTCGCCTGCCGAATATAGCTATTTCAAATATGGAGATAAATTTTTTGCGGAAAAATTTGCAAAAGAACTTTTTGAAGGGTTTATCGGCCAGCATCAGGAGATTTTAGATACCGATAAAGAAATTGTAGTATTGCCGAGTCCGTACATGGCGATTCCTACCGCTTCCAATTTCCTTTGTTTTTATTTTAAAAAACATCTTGACTTTTATCTTTTTCAAAAAGGAAAAAAGTCGAGCATCATTTCAAAAATCAATAGAAATCATACTTACACTACAGATTACGGAAATCTCAGTTTTGAAGACCGTAAAAGTTTGATTGCAAACGACACTTACTATTTAGATAAAGATTTTTTGAGAGAAAAACTGTGTATTTTTATCGATGATATCAAAATCACGGGAAGTCATGAATATACGGTAAATAAAATTCTCAATCAATATGCAGTAAACGCAGATTTTCTGTTTATGTATTACGCTGAACTTACGAATTTTGACATCGATCCTACCATTGAAAACTTCTTTAATTACTATACGGTAAAAGATGTTCAGGACGTTGTAAAGGTGATGGCTAAAGAAAGTTTTCAGTTTAATACGAGAATTGTAAAATATATTTTAGGGCTAAATTCAGAAAATTTTGAGTATCTTACCTCAAATGTAAAAAAACAGCATACAGATGATTTAATTGAGCTGGCCATCAGCAATAATTATCATTTAATAAAAGAATACGAAAATAACATAAATACTTTAACACAAACAGAAATCTATTATGGCAATTAA
- a CDS encoding TerD family protein: MAINLQKGQRENINAPKFTIGLGWDVNNTSTGGAFDLDASLFLLNDSKKLVSDNHFIFYNNLESPDKAVIHSGDNLTGDGDGDDEQIKIDLTKIDAAVQEITVVVTIHDADARRQNFGQVRNSFIRIFNTETNEEILKYELDEDFSIETAVEFGRIYNRNGEWKFEAVGSGQRDGLDKFVSMYQ; encoded by the coding sequence ATGGCAATTAACTTACAGAAAGGACAAAGAGAAAATATAAATGCACCAAAATTTACAATAGGTTTAGGTTGGGACGTAAATAATACTTCAACCGGTGGAGCTTTTGACCTTGATGCTTCTTTATTCCTGTTGAATGACAGCAAAAAATTGGTTTCTGATAACCATTTTATCTTTTATAACAATCTTGAATCTCCTGATAAAGCTGTAATTCACTCTGGTGATAATCTTACAGGTGACGGTGATGGTGATGATGAGCAAATCAAAATCGATTTAACGAAAATTGATGCTGCCGTACAAGAAATCACTGTTGTGGTAACCATTCACGATGCAGATGCAAGAAGACAAAACTTCGGACAGGTAAGAAATTCTTTCATCAGAATTTTCAATACAGAAACCAATGAAGAGATTTTAAAGTATGAATTAGACGAAGATTTCTCTATCGAAACAGCAGTAGAATTTGGAAGAATCTACAACAGAAATGGTGAATGGAAATTCGAAGCGGTAGGAAGCGGGCAGAGAGACGGTCTGGATAAATTTGTATCAATGTATCAATAA
- a CDS encoding toxic anion resistance protein, which yields MDNQNNQNDPLGSIEPLKSFDPTPSMSQSLQPDPAAPAVLMDRDGNVNLNQIQQQDRAKYEMVANAIDETNPGSIVNFGSELQKTLANQSDSFLSNVRRSNSGEVGELINNLLVELNYVDVDEINNGGVKGFLSKIPFMKKMLTQVDNLFAKYDKITNNIDQISHKVNAGIITSTKDNAVLQTIFDSNVNSIKAIEDLVIAGNLRMEKAALELANMEANVQNFADYQIADKRDFINRLDRRLADLKVVRLIMMQSLPQIRLVQNNNVSIAEKAQTILTTTLPVWKNQLSLAVAMHRQQQNIEIQQKVSQTTEDILKKNAERLGQNSRNVARANEQTIVSAETLKETTAMLINTLNEVKQIQKQGTESRRKLDQDLQTLESELKANIRG from the coding sequence ATGGATAATCAGAATAACCAAAACGATCCACTGGGATCAATTGAACCACTGAAAAGTTTTGATCCGACACCATCTATGAGTCAATCTCTTCAACCTGATCCTGCAGCTCCTGCAGTTTTGATGGATAGAGATGGAAACGTGAATCTAAATCAGATTCAGCAGCAGGATCGCGCAAAATACGAAATGGTTGCTAACGCAATTGATGAAACCAATCCGGGATCTATCGTCAACTTCGGTTCAGAATTACAGAAAACACTTGCCAACCAAAGTGATAGTTTCTTAAGCAACGTAAGAAGATCAAATTCTGGTGAAGTAGGAGAATTGATTAATAATTTATTGGTCGAGCTGAACTATGTAGACGTAGACGAAATCAATAACGGCGGAGTAAAAGGTTTTTTAAGCAAAATTCCTTTTATGAAAAAGATGTTGACGCAGGTTGACAATCTTTTTGCTAAATATGATAAGATCACAAATAATATCGACCAGATTTCACATAAAGTAAACGCCGGAATTATCACTTCAACGAAAGATAATGCGGTTTTACAGACTATTTTCGACAGCAATGTGAATTCCATTAAAGCTATTGAAGATCTGGTAATTGCCGGAAATTTAAGAATGGAAAAAGCTGCTTTGGAATTGGCAAATATGGAAGCAAATGTTCAGAATTTTGCAGACTACCAGATTGCTGATAAAAGAGATTTTATCAACAGATTAGACAGAAGATTGGCTGATCTGAAAGTGGTTCGTTTGATTATGATGCAATCACTTCCTCAAATCAGATTGGTGCAGAATAACAACGTTTCGATTGCTGAAAAAGCGCAGACGATTCTTACGACAACTTTACCGGTTTGGAAGAACCAGCTTTCTTTAGCAGTTGCAATGCACAGACAACAGCAGAATATTGAGATTCAGCAGAAAGTTTCGCAAACAACTGAAGATATTCTAAAGAAAAATGCAGAACGTTTGGGTCAGAATTCAAGAAATGTAGCAAGAGCAAACGAACAGACGATTGTTTCTGCTGAAACGTTGAAAGAAACTACTGCAATGTTGATTAATACCTTGAATGAAGTGAAACAGATTCAGAAACAAGGTACCGAAAGCAGAAGAAAACTGGATCAGGATCTTCAGACGTTGGAAAGCGAATTAAAAGCAAATATCAGAGGGTAA
- a CDS encoding TerD family protein — protein MAINLQKGQRINLTKENGTTLSQACVGINWGAIEKKGFFGGTSKEAVDLDGSCILYDSTKNATEVIYFGNLKSKNGSVKHSGDDLTGDVNGDDGLDNEVITVDFANLDPAVEHVAMVLHSYRGQDFGTIPFASIRIYEGTPTNVREVFAKYDIANDKSFSGHVSMVMGVFYKRNGEWKFNAIGDATSDKKLEQTVQTVQQKYL, from the coding sequence ATGGCTATTAACTTACAAAAAGGTCAGAGAATAAACCTTACCAAAGAAAATGGAACTACACTTTCCCAGGCTTGTGTGGGAATCAACTGGGGGGCTATCGAGAAGAAAGGTTTCTTCGGTGGAACTTCAAAAGAAGCAGTAGACTTAGATGGAAGCTGTATTTTATATGATTCTACCAAAAATGCAACCGAAGTCATTTATTTCGGAAATCTAAAATCTAAAAACGGTTCTGTGAAGCACAGCGGTGATGATTTAACCGGTGACGTGAATGGTGACGACGGTTTAGATAACGAAGTAATCACAGTAGATTTTGCTAATTTAGATCCTGCAGTTGAGCATGTAGCAATGGTTTTGCACAGCTACAGAGGCCAGGATTTTGGAACGATTCCTTTTGCATCAATCAGAATTTACGAAGGTACGCCTACCAACGTAAGAGAAGTTTTTGCTAAATATGATATTGCCAATGATAAATCTTTCAGCGGACATGTATCAATGGTGATGGGAGTTTTCTATAAGAGAAATGGTGAATGGAAATTCAATGCGATCGGAGATGCTACTTCAGATAAAAAACTAGAGCAGACGGTACAGACCGTTCAGCAAAAATATTTGTAA
- a CDS encoding TerC/Alx family metal homeostasis membrane protein, giving the protein MDQHQSILELHPGLVWGFAITVVIMLLLDLGVFNKKSHEVSSKEATIWSVVWISLSMIFSGVVYWVFNTDGTPASHALAVEKFTQYQAAYWIEKALSVDNLFVFILVFGFFKVPKFLHHKVLFWGIIGALIFRAIFIFAGVELIDLTYLPEMNVFGHPVKINVVMTLFGLFLIYAGIKSWGDGGDDDDEDYSDTAGAKLIKSFWKVSDNYDGDKFFTVQNGIKMATPLLVVVAVIEFTDVLFAVDSIPAIFAISKDPFILYTSNIFAILGLRSLYFLLANFIYMFSKLPYGLAIILAFIGVKMLIAPWYHISSPVSLGIVGGVLVLSVLISIMFPDKKDDEVKE; this is encoded by the coding sequence GTGGATCAACATCAAAGTATTTTAGAGCTGCATCCCGGTTTGGTCTGGGGATTTGCGATAACGGTTGTTATCATGTTACTTCTCGATTTGGGGGTATTCAACAAAAAAAGTCATGAAGTTTCTTCAAAAGAGGCTACAATATGGTCAGTAGTTTGGATCTCGCTGTCTATGATTTTTTCCGGAGTGGTCTATTGGGTTTTCAATACAGATGGCACTCCTGCAAGTCACGCTTTAGCGGTAGAAAAATTCACTCAATATCAGGCAGCGTATTGGATTGAGAAAGCACTGTCGGTGGATAATCTCTTCGTATTTATATTGGTTTTCGGATTTTTTAAAGTACCAAAATTCCTACATCACAAAGTTCTGTTCTGGGGAATTATCGGGGCGCTTATTTTCAGAGCGATCTTTATTTTTGCCGGAGTTGAATTGATCGATTTAACGTATTTACCAGAGATGAATGTCTTTGGTCATCCAGTAAAAATCAATGTTGTAATGACACTTTTTGGGCTATTCCTTATCTATGCAGGGATTAAATCTTGGGGTGACGGCGGAGATGATGACGATGAAGATTACAGCGATACAGCAGGTGCAAAATTAATCAAGAGTTTCTGGAAAGTTTCAGATAACTATGATGGAGACAAGTTTTTTACCGTTCAAAACGGAATCAAAATGGCAACACCGCTTTTAGTGGTTGTCGCAGTGATTGAATTTACAGATGTTCTTTTCGCAGTAGATTCTATCCCGGCTATCTTTGCGATCTCAAAAGATCCTTTCATCCTTTATACATCAAATATTTTTGCAATTTTAGGATTAAGATCTTTGTATTTCCTGTTGGCAAACTTCATTTACATGTTCAGCAAGCTACCTTATGGTTTGGCAATTATTTTAGCATTTATCGGTGTTAAGATGTTGATTGCACCTTGGTATCATATTTCATCTCCGGTTTCATTAGGAATTGTAGGTGGAGTTTTGGTGCTTTCGGTACTTATTTCTATCATGTTTCCCGATAAGAAAGATGATGAAGTAAAAGAATAA